A window from Exiguobacterium marinum DSM 16307 encodes these proteins:
- a CDS encoding YhzD family protein: METYTVTGFENDGTLVLNEMFEASDDQSAKIKGLDMLRAAGHEHKGARIVHQGQLIYFERCKLPGKLKGTAS; encoded by the coding sequence ATGGAAACATACACGGTGACAGGTTTCGAAAATGACGGCACGCTCGTATTGAATGAAATGTTTGAAGCGAGTGACGATCAGTCCGCAAAAATAAAAGGACTCGACATGCTTCGCGCTGCCGGGCACGAGCATAAAGGGGCACGCATCGTGCACCAGGGGCAGCTCATCTATTTTGAACGGTGCAAATTACCGGGGAAATTGAAAGGCACGGCATCCTAA
- a CDS encoding DUF445 domain-containing protein, translating into MIVIGATIGGVTNFLAIKMLFRPHEPKYIGSFRIPFTPGLIPKRRDELASSLGKTVVKHLLTPEGMRKRLLDDQVTTHITQFAQQEVQAMLRSDKTVRELVEPLYPNAEARILTLADDKLRDELTSVMAEVKERKLFELLGEEGMDRVRAVIPEIVDALLVKSEEYFYSPEGEAQLRHMVDSFVQRRLGFIAGFIQNMNFVEMVRPEIVNILRGQSTRDGMTTMITREFERFSEKSVDTLMDERLEKRLIDGIVQQVVSRLPIAQLLDRPVSTYTESVESRVVDEIVPQGVTLVIERFTNQLETIMDRLKIDKIVQEQVQSLDTSYLEEIVLSISKREFRAITWLGALLGGMIGLIQGLIAIL; encoded by the coding sequence ATGATTGTGATTGGAGCAACGATTGGGGGTGTGACGAACTTCCTCGCCATTAAAATGTTATTCCGACCACATGAACCGAAATATATTGGTTCGTTCCGGATTCCATTTACTCCGGGACTGATTCCGAAGCGACGGGATGAATTAGCATCCAGTTTAGGAAAGACCGTCGTCAAACACTTGTTGACACCAGAAGGTATGCGAAAGCGATTGCTAGATGATCAAGTGACGACACACATCACCCAATTTGCTCAGCAAGAAGTTCAAGCGATGTTGCGCTCGGATAAAACGGTTCGAGAACTCGTAGAACCCCTCTACCCGAACGCGGAGGCACGCATCCTCACGTTAGCGGATGACAAGTTACGTGACGAGTTAACGAGCGTCATGGCTGAAGTAAAAGAAAGAAAGTTGTTCGAGTTACTTGGGGAAGAAGGTATGGACCGCGTACGGGCGGTCATTCCTGAAATTGTTGATGCGCTTCTTGTTAAATCGGAAGAATATTTCTATTCTCCGGAAGGTGAGGCACAGCTTCGACATATGGTTGATTCGTTTGTTCAACGTCGACTCGGATTTATCGCAGGATTCATTCAAAACATGAACTTTGTCGAAATGGTTCGACCTGAAATCGTCAATATTTTAAGAGGTCAGTCAACGCGTGACGGAATGACGACGATGATTACGCGCGAATTTGAGCGTTTTAGTGAAAAATCAGTCGATACGCTAATGGACGAACGATTAGAAAAACGACTCATCGATGGCATTGTGCAACAGGTAGTCTCACGCTTACCAATAGCGCAATTGTTGGATCGCCCTGTATCGACATATACGGAGTCTGTTGAATCCCGTGTCGTCGACGAAATCGTCCCACAAGGCGTGACGCTTGTCATTGAGCGCTTCACGAATCAATTGGAGACGATTATGGATCGATTAAAGATTGATAAAATTGTTCAGGAACAAGTTCAATCTCTCGATACGTCTTACCTAGAAGAAATTGTATTATCCATTTCCAAACGGGAGTTTCGGGCAATAACATGGCTTGGCGCGCTATTAGGTGGTATGATTGGGTTGATTCAAGGGTTGATTGCCATCTTGTGA
- a CDS encoding magnesium transporter CorA family protein: MEWDWYTRPEDYIYVDQRYVQAYTYWLEQLTTANVTKILVEDGFMYGSLTLDYEQLEREPQKIGHYFIGPDFLWTIGFDDLHHESILAKQCDSPIEAFYELLAERMNNYFHGIDEFEERLLTAQREMTGQVPATFMNEIFGLRSEIERWSDTVTPYKELVMAGREAFLNKDLQQLKSYQLADYRVSRLLTLINHYQEDVIAMTDLASTLSNFRGNEIMKALTVFTALTTPVVAFGAVWGMNFKHMPELEWPLGYGFAWIMILLFTLIIQMWLKRKNWIGSLLQFPNQTTSTKHRTKQNAKKTNKSSL, encoded by the coding sequence ATGGAATGGGATTGGTATACACGACCTGAGGACTATATTTATGTAGATCAACGATATGTTCAAGCTTATACGTATTGGCTCGAACAACTGACGACCGCAAACGTCACCAAAATTTTGGTCGAGGACGGTTTTATGTATGGTTCACTCACGCTCGACTATGAACAGTTAGAACGAGAACCGCAAAAAATTGGACATTACTTCATCGGACCCGATTTTTTATGGACGATCGGTTTTGATGATCTTCATCACGAGTCGATTCTCGCTAAACAATGTGACTCTCCGATTGAGGCTTTTTACGAGTTACTTGCCGAGCGGATGAACAACTATTTTCACGGCATCGATGAATTTGAAGAACGGTTGTTGACCGCTCAACGTGAAATGACGGGACAGGTCCCTGCTACGTTCATGAATGAGATTTTTGGTCTTCGCAGTGAGATCGAACGGTGGTCGGACACCGTCACCCCTTACAAAGAACTCGTCATGGCAGGACGTGAGGCATTTTTAAATAAAGATTTACAGCAGTTGAAATCATACCAACTTGCTGATTATCGAGTCAGTCGCTTGCTGACGTTGATCAATCATTATCAAGAAGACGTGATAGCGATGACAGACCTCGCCTCCACACTCTCGAACTTCCGAGGAAACGAGATCATGAAGGCCCTCACCGTCTTCACAGCGCTGACGACCCCAGTCGTTGCGTTCGGTGCCGTTTGGGGGATGAACTTTAAACATATGCCTGAACTGGAATGGCCGCTCGGGTATGGATTCGCCTGGATCATGATTCTTCTCTTCACGCTCATCATCCAAATGTGGTTGAAACGGAAGAATTGGATTGGGTCGTTGTTACAGTTTCCGAATCAGACGACTTCGACGAAACACCGAACAAAACAAAATGCTAAAAAAACGAACAAAAGTTCGTTATAA
- a CDS encoding transporter substrate-binding domain-containing protein has translation MRKTLTTVLTLGASVGLLAACGNETGSGADEAVITVGTEATYPPFTYKDKGELMGYDIDVLNEAAERAGYKVEYEAMDFKGLVPALDAERIDMIANQMSITPEREEKYAFTDPYAVSGAQVIVASDNNDIQGIDDLDGKLVGSTQGSAYAQMAEEAGAEVKYYKGANQVLQDLEVGRLEAALNDRLFILTELEKTGYDVKAVGDIFNTSEAGFMARQDSDVLKKLNDALAEMKEDGTMKEIGEKYFGEDISQ, from the coding sequence ATGAGAAAAACGTTAACTACAGTATTGACACTTGGAGCTTCAGTAGGGCTTCTCGCAGCTTGTGGCAATGAAACAGGAAGTGGAGCGGACGAAGCGGTCATTACTGTCGGGACAGAGGCGACTTATCCACCCTTCACATATAAAGACAAAGGTGAATTGATGGGATATGATATCGATGTCTTGAATGAGGCGGCAGAACGTGCCGGTTATAAAGTTGAATACGAGGCAATGGACTTTAAGGGACTCGTCCCGGCTCTCGATGCAGAACGCATTGATATGATTGCCAACCAAATGAGCATCACACCTGAGCGTGAAGAGAAATATGCATTTACTGATCCGTATGCCGTGTCGGGTGCACAAGTCATCGTCGCTTCGGACAACAATGATATTCAAGGAATTGACGACCTTGATGGCAAACTAGTCGGCTCGACACAAGGTTCTGCTTATGCCCAAATGGCTGAAGAAGCAGGTGCTGAAGTGAAATACTACAAAGGGGCAAACCAAGTACTTCAAGATCTCGAAGTCGGTCGCTTGGAAGCGGCACTTAATGACCGTCTCTTTATTTTGACAGAACTTGAAAAGACAGGTTATGACGTCAAAGCAGTCGGTGACATCTTCAATACAAGTGAAGCTGGATTCATGGCACGTCAGGATAGCGATGTTCTTAAGAAGTTGAACGATGCACTCGCGGAAATGAAAGAAGATGGCACAATGAAAGAAATCGGTGAGAAATACTTCGGTGAGGATATCAGTCAATGA
- a CDS encoding SLC13 family permease, with product MVTVLILLGMILFFIMGWLRADLVAVIGLLCLVLTNQLTPSEAVSGFSNSVVLMIAGLFVVGAGLFHSGLAERLASLLIPYANGSETRLFYLFMLTVTFLSSVMSNTGTVALLIPVVMAMARQIKRSAKTYLMPLAFFSSIGGTMTLIGTPPNLVAAESLRGLAEVPIGFFSLLPIGLVVMVVGLVYFRLFGNRLLDQGSSNEWAKEETKEPPSPSVYVISIEKSHPLIGKRLSDLKWSHNGILVLKERIQGIRQHYETARADTVIRAGSLLVSGDEQQVRSLSHQEQIPYKKVEARAVNDKAGGIVLFTIPASSQLVGKCIGESRLRSEFHVNVLQLIRPQEEIAQVRLKDTPLKQGDLLMVQGEWDDLERIEQDTHLLLSNERVTDVANRTVSSHHQLAAGIILLMMVVLFVFEWVDPTVAVWLAALAMILSGAVRHMDVAYQSIQWSSLVLIAAMIPVGTALEHAGVMAWLVEWIESSFAGYGPAWVLVVLFIATILLSQIISNTATAILFIPLAIALAESMAVSPVPFVIAVAISASLAFMTPFGSPTNAMVFSVGGYRFVDFIKVGVPLQLLTAFFGILMILFLFPF from the coding sequence ATGGTTACTGTCCTTATACTTTTAGGGATGATTCTCTTTTTCATAATGGGATGGCTACGGGCAGATTTGGTTGCTGTGATTGGACTTCTCTGTCTCGTCTTAACAAATCAATTGACTCCGAGTGAGGCGGTATCCGGATTCTCAAATTCGGTTGTGTTGATGATTGCCGGACTATTCGTGGTCGGTGCGGGATTGTTTCATTCTGGCTTGGCAGAACGACTGGCTTCCTTATTGATTCCATACGCCAACGGGAGCGAGACGAGGTTATTCTATTTATTCATGTTGACCGTCACGTTCCTTTCAAGCGTCATGTCAAACACAGGCACGGTCGCATTACTCATTCCAGTCGTCATGGCGATGGCGCGCCAAATTAAAAGGTCTGCCAAAACATATCTCATGCCGCTCGCCTTCTTCTCAAGTATTGGTGGAACGATGACATTGATTGGGACACCACCAAATCTAGTTGCAGCAGAATCGTTACGTGGTCTTGCGGAAGTCCCGATCGGTTTCTTTTCGCTGCTTCCGATTGGCTTGGTCGTCATGGTCGTGGGATTGGTTTATTTCCGTCTGTTCGGAAATCGTTTACTCGATCAAGGTAGCTCGAATGAGTGGGCTAAAGAAGAAACAAAAGAACCACCAAGTCCGAGCGTGTATGTCATATCGATTGAGAAATCCCACCCTTTAATTGGGAAGCGGTTGAGTGACCTGAAGTGGTCACATAATGGGATTCTTGTTCTAAAAGAACGTATTCAAGGGATACGTCAACACTATGAAACAGCACGCGCCGACACCGTGATACGCGCAGGAAGTTTACTCGTTAGTGGGGACGAACAGCAAGTTCGTTCCCTCTCACATCAGGAACAAATCCCTTATAAAAAGGTTGAAGCAAGAGCTGTAAATGATAAAGCAGGGGGCATCGTGCTGTTCACGATTCCAGCATCGAGTCAACTCGTGGGGAAATGCATCGGCGAGAGTCGATTACGGAGTGAGTTCCATGTCAACGTCTTACAACTGATCCGTCCACAAGAAGAAATTGCGCAAGTGCGATTGAAAGATACCCCGCTAAAACAAGGTGACTTATTGATGGTGCAAGGAGAGTGGGATGACCTTGAACGAATTGAACAAGACACACATCTATTGCTCTCGAATGAACGGGTGACCGATGTGGCCAATCGAACCGTATCCAGTCATCATCAGCTTGCAGCAGGCATCATCTTGCTTATGATGGTGGTACTGTTTGTATTCGAGTGGGTCGACCCGACCGTTGCGGTTTGGTTAGCGGCACTTGCAATGATTTTGAGTGGGGCTGTGCGTCATATGGATGTCGCATATCAATCGATTCAATGGTCATCACTCGTCTTGATTGCAGCTATGATACCGGTAGGGACTGCGCTTGAGCACGCGGGAGTCATGGCATGGTTAGTTGAATGGATAGAGAGTTCTTTTGCCGGATATGGACCTGCCTGGGTGCTCGTTGTTCTTTTTATTGCGACAATCCTACTTAGTCAAATCATCTCGAACACAGCGACCGCTATCTTGTTTATACCACTTGCTATCGCACTTGCGGAATCGATGGCGGTTAGTCCGGTCCCGTTCGTCATCGCCGTCGCCATTTCGGCGTCACTTGCTTTTATGACCCCGTTCGGGTCTCCGACAAATGCGATGGTGTTTAGTGTGGGGGGGTATCGATTCGTAGATTTCATAAAAGTCGGTGTGCCACTGCAACTACTGACTGCATTCTTCGGTATACTCATGATTCTGTTCTTATTTCCATTTTGA
- a CDS encoding YlbF family regulator has product MSQTNLYDQAYQLEKALRDSEEFTTLSSLYDRVNADAEANQLFADFRNIQMTLQQKQMQGEEISEQEMMDAQTKMMSVQQNELIMELMQEEQRMHQLVTEVTKVIMKPLEELYAPMVNENEVQ; this is encoded by the coding sequence ATGTCACAAACAAACTTGTACGACCAAGCTTACCAATTGGAGAAAGCACTTCGCGATTCTGAAGAGTTCACAACACTCTCTTCTTTATACGATCGTGTCAATGCGGATGCGGAAGCGAACCAGTTGTTCGCTGACTTCCGTAACATCCAAATGACGCTTCAACAAAAGCAAATGCAAGGAGAGGAAATCTCTGAGCAGGAAATGATGGATGCGCAAACGAAAATGATGAGCGTTCAACAGAACGAATTGATCATGGAGCTCATGCAAGAAGAGCAACGCATGCACCAGCTCGTTACAGAAGTAACGAAAGTCATCATGAAACCACTTGAAGAGCTTTACGCTCCGATGGTGAATGAAAATGAAGTTCAATAA
- a CDS encoding amino acid ABC transporter permease encodes MNELITTVIDNRSVYLEAIQLTLIASVLSILLALALGLIIALLHSSPIKIVRLLTRTYISFFRGTPLLLQLLILYVGLTGFVQLSGMQALIFGLGFHFAAYISEAFRAAINSVDKGQVEASVALGIPKMKRFKDIIFPQALSRAIPPVSNSVIDIIKSTSLGTVIAVQELTYVSDQIAATTYLVMPLLLFSASIYWILSTMIQAGQHKLEQRYAIR; translated from the coding sequence ATGAATGAACTGATCACGACCGTCATAGATAACCGCTCGGTCTATCTTGAAGCCATCCAGCTCACGTTGATCGCCAGTGTCCTGTCGATTCTTCTCGCCTTGGCGCTCGGTCTGATCATCGCTTTACTTCATAGTAGTCCAATTAAAATTGTACGATTGTTAACACGGACATATATCTCGTTCTTCCGTGGAACACCGCTGTTGCTCCAGTTGTTGATTTTGTATGTCGGTCTCACTGGGTTCGTGCAACTCAGTGGGATGCAGGCGCTCATCTTCGGATTAGGGTTTCACTTTGCGGCCTATATCTCAGAAGCATTTCGGGCGGCAATTAACTCTGTCGACAAAGGACAAGTGGAAGCGAGTGTCGCGCTCGGCATTCCGAAAATGAAGCGTTTCAAAGACATCATTTTCCCGCAAGCGCTCTCTCGTGCCATCCCGCCTGTCTCGAACTCGGTCATCGACATTATCAAGTCGACATCGCTTGGTACGGTCATTGCGGTTCAGGAGTTGACGTACGTGTCTGACCAGATTGCGGCCACAACCTATCTGGTCATGCCGTTACTCTTGTTCTCGGCTTCAATCTATTGGATTTTGTCGACCATGATTCAAGCTGGGCAACATAAACTCGAACAGCGTTACGCGATTCGATGA
- a CDS encoding PucR family transcriptional regulator, protein MIVLNTFDRIKSIFPAAVHRSEDASGDHDWFETQNGTVFGLPTFELTEREQQLLRMWATPILQSDPHQRKWQERLQDDTFRFEQPFRLITLSLQETEEESLDSFISIVHDFMPHAEMIMMTQKHLELIEQDTFADLQEFEDVLRAIASDCFIEAYAVYSERPQGNLAHVYRQHQLLIPYARLSTKTYPASQLLYHYLLQEQDSKERIRRIAPLLEPIDLSTIELLESLFSHSLNVSHTAKALFMHRNTLNYRLDRLFETTGYDARKFYDASLLQLMVTLHKSD, encoded by the coding sequence GTGATAGTATTGAATACGTTTGATCGTATTAAATCGATATTTCCGGCCGCTGTCCATCGGTCGGAAGATGCATCTGGTGACCATGACTGGTTCGAGACGCAAAACGGTACCGTATTTGGATTACCAACGTTCGAATTAACCGAACGTGAACAGCAACTTCTACGCATGTGGGCGACTCCCATTCTTCAGTCAGACCCTCATCAGCGAAAGTGGCAAGAGCGTTTGCAGGATGATACGTTTCGCTTTGAACAACCGTTTCGGCTGATTACCCTTTCGCTTCAAGAAACAGAAGAGGAATCACTCGATTCATTCATCAGCATTGTACACGACTTCATGCCGCATGCTGAAATGATAATGATGACCCAAAAACATCTCGAACTCATCGAGCAAGACACGTTTGCCGATCTCCAAGAATTTGAGGACGTATTGCGTGCCATTGCGAGCGATTGCTTTATAGAAGCTTATGCCGTGTATAGCGAACGCCCACAAGGCAACCTAGCCCACGTGTATCGTCAACATCAACTACTCATACCATACGCGCGTCTCTCTACTAAAACTTACCCTGCTAGTCAATTATTATACCATTATTTACTACAAGAGCAGGATTCAAAAGAACGGATTCGCCGAATTGCACCATTGCTTGAACCGATCGACCTGTCAACGATTGAATTGCTCGAATCATTGTTCAGCCACTCGTTGAATGTCTCACATACGGCCAAAGCGCTGTTCATGCATCGAAACACGCTGAACTATCGACTCGATCGCTTGTTCGAGACGACCGGTTATGACGCTCGAAAGTTCTATGACGCTAGTCTCCTTCAACTAATGGTCACGTTGCACAAATCCGACTGA
- a CDS encoding phospho-sugar mutase encodes MTWQQTYERWSQFDGLEPHLRAELEELAKDESTLEDAFYKTLEFGTGGMRGEIGPGANRMNMYTIRKASQGFADFISSSGEEAKRHGVVIAHDSRHFSPEFALEAARTLASNGIKTYLFPSLRATPELSFAVRHLDAFGGIVITASHNPPEYNGFKVYGADGGQLPPAEADELVSYVNAIEDELTIEIKDEATLRQTGLLVTVDRSVDEAYMEALQSIRIHRDVQDSSLQIVYSPLHGTGRRPVMEGLKAYGFDHVTIVEEQAEPDGAFPTVSYPNPEEKAAFKLAMEYGDRVSADLLMATDPDADRVGLTVRGQDGDWFVLTGNQTGALLMEYILSQKSETGTLPSNGFVAKTIVTSELGAAIAKAYGVHLENTLTGFKFIGEKIKQYEESGEYEFLFGYEESYGYLIGDFCRDKDAVQACLLAAEMAAYHKQHGRTLYDALQSIYEKYGFYEESLQSMTLKGKAGLEQIGRMMEAFRANPPKEVGGYEVVRFEDYKKQVATDLQTGKSEAIELPSSNVLKFIFADGSWFCLRPSGTEPKIKFYFSVHADRADKTTAKREAIEADVMQQAKAID; translated from the coding sequence ATGACATGGCAACAAACATATGAACGTTGGAGTCAATTTGATGGACTTGAACCGCATTTGCGTGCGGAACTTGAAGAACTCGCAAAAGATGAGTCAACGTTAGAAGACGCATTTTATAAGACGCTGGAGTTCGGGACAGGCGGGATGCGGGGAGAAATTGGACCGGGCGCAAATCGAATGAACATGTATACCATTCGAAAAGCGTCTCAAGGGTTTGCTGACTTTATCTCATCCTCAGGAGAAGAGGCGAAGCGTCACGGCGTCGTCATCGCCCATGACTCGCGTCATTTTTCTCCGGAGTTCGCGTTAGAGGCGGCGCGGACGCTCGCGTCAAACGGCATCAAAACGTACTTGTTCCCAAGTTTGCGCGCCACACCTGAGCTCTCATTTGCGGTACGTCATCTTGATGCATTCGGCGGGATCGTCATCACAGCTAGCCACAATCCCCCTGAGTATAACGGGTTCAAAGTATATGGGGCAGACGGTGGACAGCTTCCACCGGCGGAAGCGGATGAACTTGTCAGTTACGTCAATGCGATTGAAGATGAGCTGACGATTGAAATCAAAGATGAGGCAACGCTTCGTCAGACGGGTTTGCTCGTCACAGTCGACCGATCAGTCGATGAAGCGTATATGGAGGCGCTCCAGTCAATCCGTATTCATCGTGACGTACAGGACAGTTCCCTTCAAATCGTCTATTCGCCGCTTCACGGGACAGGGCGCCGTCCAGTCATGGAAGGGTTGAAGGCGTATGGATTTGACCATGTGACGATTGTAGAAGAACAAGCAGAGCCAGATGGCGCGTTCCCAACAGTCAGTTATCCGAACCCGGAAGAAAAGGCGGCGTTTAAATTAGCAATGGAATACGGGGATCGTGTCAGTGCTGATTTACTGATGGCGACCGATCCTGATGCCGACCGTGTCGGCTTGACCGTGCGCGGACAAGATGGTGATTGGTTCGTCTTGACGGGAAACCAGACAGGTGCGCTATTGATGGAATATATCCTCTCACAGAAGAGTGAAACGGGGACGCTTCCATCGAACGGGTTCGTCGCGAAGACGATTGTCACGTCCGAACTTGGTGCCGCCATTGCGAAAGCATACGGCGTGCATCTTGAAAACACGCTGACCGGATTCAAATTCATCGGTGAGAAAATTAAACAGTATGAAGAGTCTGGAGAATATGAGTTCCTGTTCGGCTATGAAGAAAGCTATGGCTACTTGATTGGGGATTTCTGCCGTGATAAGGATGCCGTTCAGGCTTGTTTACTCGCAGCGGAGATGGCGGCTTATCATAAACAACATGGTCGCACGCTTTATGATGCGTTGCAGTCGATTTACGAGAAGTATGGGTTCTATGAAGAATCGTTACAGTCGATGACGTTGAAAGGAAAGGCTGGTCTCGAACAAATCGGACGGATGATGGAAGCGTTCCGTGCCAATCCGCCAAAAGAAGTAGGGGGATACGAGGTCGTTCGCTTCGAAGACTATAAGAAGCAAGTGGCGACTGACTTGCAGACCGGTAAGTCTGAAGCCATCGAATTGCCATCATCGAACGTCTTAAAATTCATCTTTGCGGACGGGTCATGGTTCTGCCTTCGTCCGTCTGGAACAGAGCCGAAAATCAAGTTCTACTTCAGTGTACATGCGGATCGTGCCGACAAAACGACTGCAAAACGTGAAGCGATTGAAGCGGACGTCATGCAACAGGCGAAAGCGATTGATTGA
- the dinB gene encoding DNA polymerase IV, with the protein MERLIIHVDMDAFYASVEQRDRPNLRGKPVIVGGPPHSRGVVATCSYEARKYGVHSAMSSRRAFALCPHATFVKPRFQAYREVSAQVMEIFKSVTPLVEPLSLDEAYLDVTENALLSSSGPFIARYILGEIKRRTGLTASAGVAPSKFVAKIASGFEKPNGLTVVLAHEVADFLAPLSIEAMHGVGKVTAQTLYKSGYHTIGDLQTTRPEQLKAIFGHDRGQQLYELAHGRDTRPVVATRERKSIGSETTFAIDIDDPEEVFERVIPEMEDVLRQLDRRELSCQTVTIKLKTSEFQARSHQIKLNHPTHDHNEIRRLARRLFDEMNVIEPVRLIGLTVSDLIPRTESTRQLTFDELTKPSLEE; encoded by the coding sequence ATGGAACGACTCATCATTCACGTGGACATGGACGCATTTTACGCCTCTGTCGAACAGCGAGACCGTCCTAACTTACGAGGGAAGCCCGTCATCGTCGGAGGCCCACCTCACAGCCGTGGGGTCGTTGCGACATGTTCCTATGAGGCGAGGAAATATGGCGTACACAGCGCGATGTCATCACGTCGCGCTTTTGCCTTGTGCCCGCATGCGACGTTTGTCAAACCAAGGTTTCAAGCATATCGCGAAGTCAGCGCGCAAGTAATGGAGATTTTTAAGTCAGTTACACCGCTCGTCGAACCGCTCTCGCTCGATGAGGCTTATCTCGACGTGACAGAGAATGCGTTATTGAGCTCATCCGGACCCTTTATCGCCCGGTATATTTTAGGTGAAATCAAACGGCGTACCGGCCTAACTGCATCCGCCGGGGTCGCGCCTTCAAAATTCGTCGCTAAAATCGCTTCGGGATTTGAGAAGCCCAACGGTCTCACTGTCGTCCTGGCACATGAAGTGGCAGATTTTCTCGCTCCCCTTTCTATTGAAGCGATGCACGGGGTCGGAAAAGTGACCGCACAAACGCTTTATAAGAGCGGATATCATACAATTGGTGATTTGCAAACAACTCGCCCGGAACAATTGAAAGCCATTTTCGGACATGATCGTGGACAACAATTATATGAACTGGCACACGGACGAGACACACGCCCCGTCGTCGCCACACGGGAACGTAAGTCGATCGGGTCGGAGACGACGTTCGCCATTGATATTGATGACCCGGAAGAAGTGTTCGAACGGGTCATTCCTGAAATGGAGGACGTATTGCGTCAGCTCGATCGCCGCGAGCTGAGCTGTCAAACGGTCACCATTAAATTAAAGACGAGCGAGTTTCAGGCTCGGAGTCATCAAATCAAATTAAACCATCCGACTCATGACCACAACGAGATTCGACGATTGGCCCGACGTCTCTTCGATGAGATGAACGTCATCGAGCCCGTCCGTTTGATCGGACTGACCGTATCCGACTTGATTCCCCGAACTGAATCGACACGGCAACTGACATTCGATGAATTGACAAAACCTTCTCTTGAAGAATGA
- a CDS encoding ABC transporter ATP-binding protein yields MAEIRLEHIEKIYDGGVKAVSDFNLHIKDREFIVFVGPSGCGKSTTLRMIAGLEEISNGDFTIDGKRMNDVAPKDRDIAMVFQNYALYPHMSVFDNMAFGLKLRKFPKDEIDRRVKDAARILGLEEYLERKPKALSGGQRQRVAIGRAIVRDAKVFLMDEPLSNLDAKLRVQMRKEIIQLHNRLDTTTIYVTHDQTEAMTLATRIVILKDGLIQQVGSPKEVYDYPDNIFVAGFIGSPSMNFFRGTLAEGKFITNGEEVNVPEGKMKTLRDRGYVGKELVLGIRPESIHDEPIYIDSPTTHTFKAHIDVAELMGSESYLYAELGGHQFTARVDGRSNIHMGDDVELALDMTKAHFFDGETEQVIR; encoded by the coding sequence ATGGCAGAAATTCGTTTAGAACATATTGAAAAAATTTACGATGGTGGCGTCAAAGCCGTCAGCGATTTTAACTTACACATTAAAGACCGTGAATTCATTGTATTTGTCGGACCGTCTGGTTGCGGAAAATCGACGACACTTCGTATGATCGCAGGCCTTGAAGAAATTTCAAACGGTGACTTTACCATTGATGGGAAACGAATGAACGATGTCGCTCCTAAAGATCGTGATATCGCCATGGTCTTCCAAAACTATGCACTCTATCCACACATGAGTGTCTTTGACAACATGGCATTCGGGTTGAAACTCCGTAAGTTCCCGAAAGATGAGATTGATCGTCGCGTCAAAGACGCTGCACGTATTCTCGGCTTGGAGGAATACCTCGAGCGTAAACCAAAAGCACTCTCAGGTGGACAACGTCAACGTGTGGCCATCGGACGTGCCATCGTTCGTGATGCGAAAGTCTTCTTAATGGACGAACCACTCTCGAACTTGGATGCAAAACTTCGTGTACAAATGCGTAAAGAGATCATTCAACTTCACAACCGTTTGGACACAACTACGATTTATGTTACCCATGACCAAACTGAAGCGATGACACTCGCAACACGTATTGTCATCTTGAAAGACGGCCTTATCCAACAAGTCGGCTCACCAAAAGAAGTTTACGATTACCCGGACAACATCTTCGTCGCCGGTTTCATCGGTTCCCCTTCAATGAACTTCTTCCGCGGTACACTCGCAGAAGGCAAATTCATCACGAACGGGGAAGAAGTCAACGTACCAGAAGGAAAAATGAAGACCCTTCGTGACCGTGGTTATGTTGGTAAAGAGCTTGTCCTCGGGATTCGTCCAGAATCAATCCATGATGAGCCAATCTACATCGACTCGCCAACAACGCATACGTTCAAAGCACACATCGATGTCGCTGAGCTCATGGGATCAGAGTCATACCTCTATGCGGAACTCGGTGGACACCAGTTCACAGCACGTGTCGACGGTCGCTCAAACATCCACATGGGTGACGATGTTGAACTCGCCCTCGATATGACAAAAGCACACTTCTTCGACGGAGAAACAGAACAAGTCATCCGTTAA